The Pectobacterium parmentieri genome segment CCACAACATTAATCTAATCCATAAGTTGGGGAAAAAAGCATGTTCCAGCAAGAAGTAACTATCACCGCACCAAATGGCCTGCACACTCGTCCCGCTGCTCAATTCGTCAAAGAAGCCAAAGGTTTCACCTCCGAAATCACCGTGACGTCTAACGGCAAGAGCGCCAGCGCCAAGAGCCTCTTCAAATTACAAACACTCGGCTTAACCCAAGGAACTGTGGTTACTATCGCTGCGGAAGGCGAAGACGAACAAAAAGCGGTTGAACATCTGGTTAAACTGATGGCAGAGCTCGAGTAACCGACGGGTCTTTTTAGTGAGCATCAGAATCGAGTAAGGTAGGGTTATGATTTCAGGCATATTAGTATCACCGGGAATTGCTTTTGGTAAGGCACTGTTACTGAAAGAAGATGAAATTCTCATCAACCGGAAAAAAATCTCTGCGGATCAGGTGGAACAGGAAACTGAACGTTTTCTGACTGGCCGTTCCAAAGCATCCGCACAGTTGGAAGCGATCAAGAAGAAAGCGGGCGAGACGCTGGGCGCAGAGAAAGAAGCCATCTTCGAAGGCCACATCATGTTGCTGGAAGATGAAGAGTTCGAGCAGGAAATCATAGCCCTGATTAAAGATGAACATGCTTCCGCCGATGCCGCCGCGTTTTCCGTTATCGAAAACCAGGCCAAAGCGCTGGAAGAACTTGATGATGAATATCTGAAAGAACGCGCCGCAGACATGCGTGATATCGGGAAGCGTTTGCTACGCAACATTCTCAATATGACCATCGTCGATCTGGGCGATATTCAGGATGAAGTGATTCTGGTCGCAACGGATCTGACGCCGTCAGAAACCGCACAGTTGAATCTGGACAAAGTGTTGGGCTTCATTACCGATATCGGTGGTCGCACATCTCACACCTCCATTATGGCCCGCTCGCTGGAACTGCCTGCGATCGTCGGCACGATAGATGTCACTCGTCAGGTCAAAAACGGCGACTATCTGATTCTGGATGCGGTCAACAACAAGATCTATCAGAATCCGACTGCGGATAAGATCGAAGAATTAAAAGCCGTTCAGCAGCAATATCACGCTGAAAAATATGAGCTGGCTAAATTGAAAGATCTGCCGGCTATCACGCTGGACGGTCATCAGGTTGAAGTTTGTGCCAACATCGGTACCGTGCGTGATGTGGCGGGTGCGGAGCGTAACGGCGCAGAAGGCGTTGGCCTGTATCGTACCGAATTCCTGTTCATGGATCGTGACTCGCTGCCGACCGAAGAAGAGCAATTCCAGGCGTATAAAGCCGTTGCTGAAGCCGTTGGCGCACAGGCGGTTATCGTCCGTACCATGGATATCGGTGGCGACAAAGACTTGCCTTACATGAACCTGCCGAAGGAAGAGAACCCGTTCCTTGGCTGGCGTGCTATCCGTATCTGTCTGGATCGCAAGGAAATCCTGCATGCTCAGTTGCGTGCCATTCTGCGTGCGTCCAACTTTGGCAAACTGCGTATCATGTTCCCGATGATCATCTCCGTGGAAGAAGTACGTGAGCTAAAAGCTGAACTGGAGATGCTGAAAGCGCAGCTACGCGAAGAAGGTAAAGCCTTCGACGAAAGCATTGAGGTCGGCGTGATGGTTGAAACACCTGCCGCCGCCGCTATTGCTTCTCATTTAGCCAAAGAAGTCGACTTCTTTAGTATTGGGACAAATGACTTAACCCAGTATACTCTGGCAGTTGATCGCGGTAATGAGCTGATTTCTCATCTCTATAACCCGATGTCCCCCGCCGTCCTTACCCTGATTAAGCAGGTCATCGACGCGTCTCATGCCGAAGGCAAATGGACAGGGATGTGCGGTGAGCTCGCCGGTGACGAACGTGCTACACTACTGTTATTGGGAATGGGTCTGGACGAATTCAGTATGAGTGCGATCTCTATCCCGAGCATCAAGAAAATCATCCGTAATGCGAATTACGAAGATGCGAAGGCGCTGGCGGATCAAGCACTAGCTCAACCGACAGCACAAGAGTTAAGCAATCTGGTGAGCCGCTTTATTAAAGAAAAAACGCTCTGCTGATTCTGCTTTACCTAATAGGTTTCAAGGTGGCAATCAGCACCCCCGACAGTCGATACCGTCGCCGTCGGGGTAGCGAAAAAACGCCAATGCCACAACAACTTGAAAGATTAGGGTATACGCTGGCCCAATATTAATGCTTAGGAGAGAATCATGGGTTTGTTCGATAAATTGAAATCTCTGGTTTCTGACGATAAAAAAGACACTGGCAGCATCGAAATCATTGCCCCGCTGTCCGGTGAAATCGTCAATATTGAAGATGTTCCTGATGTCGTTTTTGCAGAGAAAATCGTCGGTGATGGCATTGCGATCAAGCCAACTGGCAACAAAATGGTTGCACCGGTAGACGGCACCATCGGCAAAATTTTTGAAACCAACCATGCGTTTTCCATCGAGTCTGACAGCGGCATTGAGCTGTTTGTGCACTTTGGTATTGATACCGTTGAATTGAAAGGCGAAGGCTTCAAACGCATCGCCGAAGAAGGCCAGCGCGTGAAGAAAGGCGATCTCGTTATCGAGTTTGACCTGGCTCTGCTGGAAGAAAAAGCGAAGTCTACTCTGACACCAGTGGTTATTTCCAACATGGATGAAATAAAGGAATTGACCAAACTGAGTGGTACGGTTGTTGTCGGTGAAACACCGGTTATCCGTATCAAAAAGTAAGCCTTTCCTCTACGGATGGTTTACTACGTTTGCACGAAGCGGCACCAGGATGGTGCCGTTTTCGTTTCAGGCTTTCCAGCGCGGTATACACAGGCGAATAACTAATCCGCACTGCTCACCATTATCCGCCTCAATATGCCCACCGTGCGCCAGCACAACCTTTCGGGCTATCGCCAGCCCCAATCCATAGCCCTTGCCAGACAGCGGCGAATCAACACGAATGAAAGGATCGAAAATACTGGAGAGCTTACTTTTCTCTACGCCAGGCCCCTGATCGACAACCTGAATCATCCATTCCTGCTCATTGCCAATGAGCGACACGGCAACCTGCTGAGCGGGAACAGAAAAACGTAGCGCGTTGCGCATGACATTATCGACCGCCCTGCGCATCAACTCCGCGTTGCCTTTGACCGTGTAGTCTTCGTTTTCATCCGCCGCGAGCAGGATTTCAACGCCGGTGACCTGTGCTTCATAACGCGCATCGTTTACCACGGCTGTCACTAATCCCAGCAAATCGAAATAAGCCTCCTCAATGCCGGAATGCTCCGTGCGCGATAGCGTCAACAGTTCACCAATCATCTTATCCATCAGCAGCGCTTCACGTTCGATACGCTGCAAGGAGTTCTCCAGGTTGTCTGGGTTCTGCCTCACCAGCCCGATGGCAAGCTGCAAACGCGCCAGCGGAGAACGTAGTTCATGCGAGACATCATGAAGCAGTTGTTCGCGCGCGCTGGCCAGGCTGTCCAGCCGTTCGACCATGGAATCAAAATCACGTGCCACGTCGCTGATTTCATCATGGCGCTTACGCATCACTGGCAGCAGGCGCACGTTCAAATCGCCTTGCGCGACCTGATCAAAACCGGCACGAATCTGGTTCAA includes the following:
- the ptsH gene encoding phosphocarrier protein Hpr, whose amino-acid sequence is MFQQEVTITAPNGLHTRPAAQFVKEAKGFTSEITVTSNGKSASAKSLFKLQTLGLTQGTVVTIAAEGEDEQKAVEHLVKLMAELE
- the ptsI gene encoding phosphoenolpyruvate-protein phosphotransferase PtsI, coding for MISGILVSPGIAFGKALLLKEDEILINRKKISADQVEQETERFLTGRSKASAQLEAIKKKAGETLGAEKEAIFEGHIMLLEDEEFEQEIIALIKDEHASADAAAFSVIENQAKALEELDDEYLKERAADMRDIGKRLLRNILNMTIVDLGDIQDEVILVATDLTPSETAQLNLDKVLGFITDIGGRTSHTSIMARSLELPAIVGTIDVTRQVKNGDYLILDAVNNKIYQNPTADKIEELKAVQQQYHAEKYELAKLKDLPAITLDGHQVEVCANIGTVRDVAGAERNGAEGVGLYRTEFLFMDRDSLPTEEEQFQAYKAVAEAVGAQAVIVRTMDIGGDKDLPYMNLPKEENPFLGWRAIRICLDRKEILHAQLRAILRASNFGKLRIMFPMIISVEEVRELKAELEMLKAQLREEGKAFDESIEVGVMVETPAAAAIASHLAKEVDFFSIGTNDLTQYTLAVDRGNELISHLYNPMSPAVLTLIKQVIDASHAEGKWTGMCGELAGDERATLLLLGMGLDEFSMSAISIPSIKKIIRNANYEDAKALADQALAQPTAQELSNLVSRFIKEKTLC
- the crr gene encoding PTS glucose transporter subunit IIA, with translation MGLFDKLKSLVSDDKKDTGSIEIIAPLSGEIVNIEDVPDVVFAEKIVGDGIAIKPTGNKMVAPVDGTIGKIFETNHAFSIESDSGIELFVHFGIDTVELKGEGFKRIAEEGQRVKKGDLVIEFDLALLEEKAKSTLTPVVISNMDEIKELTKLSGTVVVGETPVIRIKK
- a CDS encoding ATP-binding protein, translated to MMIRGRLFWKILLGFWLTFLVMSQLLWLAFSLDGDRHKPLEEIVVSRIATMQTEIVAAALQHGGLVELNDVISLLPAKEQQYISITASPFPLSEQDLVSSPQNALLDDAFTPDKRGTQRATYVIKQVSGPAGRWYQIRYDAELLRSEFRPPRPVEFLNVPAPFVIIAGLGGLLFSSVLAWSLARPLNQIRAGFDQVAQGDLNVRLLPVMRKRHDEISDVARDFDSMVERLDSLASAREQLLHDVSHELRSPLARLQLAIGLVRQNPDNLENSLQRIEREALLMDKMIGELLTLSRTEHSGIEEAYFDLLGLVTAVVNDARYEAQVTGVEILLAADENEDYTVKGNAELMRRAVDNVMRNALRFSVPAQQVAVSLIGNEQEWMIQVVDQGPGVEKSKLSSIFDPFIRVDSPLSGKGYGLGLAIARKVVLAHGGHIEADNGEQCGLVIRLCIPRWKA